Proteins encoded within one genomic window of Rhododendron vialii isolate Sample 1 chromosome 1a, ASM3025357v1:
- the LOC131307761 gene encoding NDR1/HIN1-like protein 12 gives MAEEPKPGGTSPPPSLSHTTNMIHDNCNCQASCSCNHKPPTKPATQPPTKSPTQLSTQPPTDYRYAAKQPRRALCCCLAVFLLLAGITLLTLYLVYRPHKPYFTVASVTVLNLTTNTSAPPPSVSAAMQFTIITTNPNHRVSILYDRLSAYVSYHNQMITQPVALPPLFHEKHTRVEMAPVLGGAVGGGCGVCGGGGGAVPVAPEVAYGLGMDEEYGVVGLSLVLLGKIRWKAAGITTGRYGIYVKCDVLIRLSKEGVVGQVPFVALPVCHVDV, from the coding sequence ATGGCAGAAGAACCCAAACCCGGAGGAACCTCACCACCACCGTCACTCTCACATACCACCAACATGATCCACGACAACTGCAACTGCCAGGCCAGCTGCAGCTGCAACCACAAACCCCCCACCAAACCCGCAACCCAACCCCCCACCAAATCCCCAACCCAACTCTCCACCCAACCCCCCACCGATTACCGCTACGCCGCCAAACAACCCCGCCGCGCCCTCTGCTGTTGCCTGGCCGTCTTCCTCCTCCTAGCCGGCATCACCCTCCTCACACTATACCTAGTCTACCGCCCACATAAACCCTACTTCACCGTCGCCTCCGTCACCGTCCTCAACCTCACCACCAACACCTCCGCCCCGCCACCGTCCGTATCCGCCGCCATGCAattcaccatcatcaccacaaACCCAAACCACCGCGTCTCGATCCTCTACGACCGCCTCTCGGCCTACGTGTCGTACCATAACCAAATGATCACGCAGCCGGTGGCCTTGCCGCCCCTGTTCCACGAGAAGCATACCAGGGTGGAGATGGCACCCGTACTGGGTGGCGCTGTGGGCGGCGGGTGCGGTGTTTGTGGCGGTGGCGGCGGGGCGGTGCCGGTGGCTCCGGAGGTGGCGTATGGGTTGGGGATGGATGAGGAGTACGGGGTGGTTGGGTTGAGTTTGGTTTTGCTGGGGAAAATCAGGTGGAAGGCTGCTGGTATAACTACAGGGCGTTACGGGATTTACGTGAAATGTGATGTTTTGATTCGGTTGAGTAAGGAGGGGGTTGTGGGTCAAGTCCCTTTTGTTGCACTTCCTGTTTGTCATGTTGATGTATAG